A single window of Nitrospira lenta DNA harbors:
- a CDS encoding adenosylcobinamide amidohydrolase, with the protein MTQGQASRMQTRYRVTEQTLVIDLGGKRRVLSSAPQGGGFTAASSILNHQVESNPVSNTHPRAHDDPVRALRRLAVRLGVQQKTVGLMTAVPMKQLVTARVSSGSLWVECFATVGVTNAVKAGERPETDIRRGQAAGLGTINLIVVTNVCLSSAAMVGAVQVVTESKTGVLRDHAVPSWTGLPGATGTGTDAVVIACRLRGQGPWQAYSGTHTMIGALIGQAVTQCVARGLAKAKQWQKRHA; encoded by the coding sequence ATGACGCAAGGACAGGCCTCACGCATGCAGACCCGGTATCGAGTGACGGAGCAGACGCTGGTCATTGATCTTGGGGGCAAGAGGCGAGTGCTGTCTTCAGCTCCGCAAGGCGGCGGATTCACCGCTGCGTCGTCTATCCTGAATCACCAGGTGGAGTCGAATCCGGTCTCGAATACGCATCCTCGAGCTCACGACGACCCCGTCCGGGCGCTTCGACGGTTGGCTGTCAGGCTGGGCGTGCAGCAGAAAACGGTTGGACTTATGACCGCCGTCCCGATGAAGCAGTTGGTCACGGCCAGAGTGTCGTCTGGGTCTCTCTGGGTTGAGTGCTTTGCCACTGTCGGTGTGACGAATGCGGTAAAGGCGGGAGAGCGTCCGGAGACCGACATTCGTCGAGGCCAGGCAGCCGGACTGGGAACGATCAATCTCATCGTTGTGACGAATGTCTGCCTGTCGAGTGCGGCGATGGTCGGCGCGGTGCAAGTTGTAACGGAGAGCAAGACCGGTGTCTTGAGAGATCATGCGGTCCCGAGTTGGACCGGCCTGCCAGGCGCGACCGGGACCGGGACCGACGCGGTGGTGATTGCCTGTCGGTTAAGGGGGCAGGGGCCGTGGCAGGCCTATAGTGGGACTCATACTATGATTGGCGCACTGATTGGACAAGCCGTGACTCAGTGTGTGGCTCGCGGTTTAGCGAAGGCGAAGCAATGGCAGAAGCGGCACGCATGA
- the cobD gene encoding threonine-phosphate decarboxylase CobD: protein MAPIKKPVHGGDVHAASRELGRDVTELVDFSASINPLGPSPKVWRAITGARHLVPHYPDPECWELRQALASRWRIEPARILMGNGSIELIYALPRALKINHLVLVQPTFSEYAASMARTGGRVTAMYADRDEQYALPIDRLCRLLERPAKGSRTPDGILLCNPNSPTGQACGADDVMKLARAAQRRGVWLIIDETFADYCPERSILPLASAWSRVVVLRSLTKFYGLPGLRVGYAVTAPAVIQQLRRELPPWSVNAMGQAAALAALRDTAHARKSLRFVEKERTRMAKELAGLLGCTLFPAHANFLFMELPRGWHGKKLTEQLRREGLLIRDCSSVPGANRRSIRIAVRSRQDNDRLLKALSGMLSESRS from the coding sequence GTGGCTCCAATAAAGAAACCTGTTCATGGCGGCGATGTGCATGCGGCGTCGCGCGAACTCGGGCGGGATGTCACCGAGCTTGTCGATTTCAGCGCGAGTATCAATCCACTGGGGCCTTCTCCGAAAGTCTGGCGCGCCATCACCGGGGCACGGCATCTCGTTCCGCATTATCCCGACCCAGAGTGCTGGGAGCTTCGTCAAGCGCTGGCCAGCCGGTGGCGCATCGAGCCCGCACGGATTCTGATGGGGAACGGCTCGATAGAATTGATCTATGCGCTTCCGCGGGCGCTCAAAATCAATCATCTAGTGCTGGTCCAACCGACATTCTCCGAGTATGCCGCGTCGATGGCGCGAACCGGCGGGCGTGTCACAGCAATGTATGCCGATCGAGATGAACAGTATGCCTTGCCCATCGATCGTCTGTGTCGGTTGTTGGAACGGCCGGCCAAGGGGTCTCGGACGCCTGATGGGATCTTGCTGTGCAATCCCAATAGTCCGACGGGGCAGGCTTGCGGGGCTGATGATGTGATGAAGCTGGCGCGCGCCGCGCAGCGACGGGGTGTGTGGTTGATAATCGATGAAACGTTTGCCGACTATTGTCCGGAACGGTCTATTCTTCCGCTGGCGTCAGCCTGGTCCAGGGTGGTGGTGTTGCGGAGCCTGACGAAATTCTATGGATTGCCTGGATTGCGTGTCGGGTATGCGGTCACGGCTCCTGCCGTGATCCAGCAATTGCGTCGCGAGTTACCGCCCTGGTCCGTCAACGCCATGGGACAGGCGGCGGCATTGGCTGCGTTGCGCGATACGGCGCATGCCAGGAAGAGTCTCCGGTTTGTCGAAAAAGAGCGGACTCGAATGGCTAAAGAACTTGCCGGATTGCTGGGATGCACCCTGTTTCCGGCACACGCAAATTTCCTCTTTATGGAATTGCCGCGCGGATGGCATGGGAAAAAGCTGACTGAGCAGTTGAGGCGGGAGGGATTACTCATTCGAGATTGTTCGTCTGTTCCAGGTGCGAATCGTCGCTCGATCAGGATCGCAGTCAGGTCTCGACAGGATAACGATCGACTGTTGAAAGCCCTCTCCGGAATGTTGAGTGAGAGCCGGTCATGA
- the cbiB gene encoding adenosylcobinamide-phosphate synthase CbiB: MTASELVLAAGLDWIIGDPRWLPHPVRAMGQVIAWCDDHVRAMCQSPLALRLAGVVLALGLPTAAYLLGHWIVAEAGEVAEWFGLVVTIGLASSTLAGRDLWDHVQAVAKPLLRGDLVGARQAVAMIVGRDTHALSESEVVRATVETVAESTADGVIAPLFYLMLGGPPLALAYKAVNTLDSMVGHRDERHVDFGWASARLDDLANWIPARLAAVLLLLATGLVTLKLDRMICGWQVLRRDGGNHPSPNSGRPEAAMAGALGVQLGGTNYYEGIANERPTLGDGYRALVVGDITLAAQLMGVASLLGVLIGAGVLWLQ; encoded by the coding sequence ATGACTGCGAGTGAATTAGTGCTTGCGGCAGGCCTGGATTGGATCATAGGCGATCCCCGCTGGCTGCCTCATCCGGTTCGTGCGATGGGGCAGGTCATTGCCTGGTGTGACGATCATGTGAGAGCGATGTGTCAGAGTCCTCTTGCATTGCGCCTGGCAGGAGTCGTTCTTGCGTTGGGGCTGCCGACGGCGGCCTATCTCTTGGGGCATTGGATAGTGGCTGAAGCTGGCGAGGTGGCTGAGTGGTTCGGACTCGTTGTAACGATCGGTCTGGCCTCAAGCACGCTTGCCGGACGTGATCTGTGGGATCATGTGCAGGCCGTGGCGAAGCCGTTGCTGCGGGGAGATCTGGTCGGCGCGCGTCAGGCTGTGGCGATGATTGTCGGCCGAGATACGCACGCGCTATCTGAATCAGAAGTCGTTCGTGCGACTGTCGAGACGGTGGCGGAGAGCACGGCAGATGGCGTGATCGCGCCGCTGTTCTATCTTATGCTCGGCGGTCCGCCGTTAGCCTTGGCCTACAAGGCGGTGAATACGCTGGATTCCATGGTTGGCCATCGGGATGAACGGCACGTCGATTTTGGCTGGGCTTCGGCCCGGCTTGACGATCTGGCCAATTGGATTCCCGCTCGGTTAGCCGCGGTGCTGCTGCTCCTGGCTACAGGTCTGGTTACGCTCAAGCTGGATCGTATGATTTGTGGTTGGCAGGTGTTGCGACGCGATGGCGGCAACCACCCCAGTCCGAATAGCGGGCGGCCAGAGGCGGCGATGGCCGGTGCGCTTGGCGTGCAACTGGGCGGGACCAACTATTACGAAGGGATCGCGAATGAACGTCCGACCCTTGGTGACGGGTACCGAGCCTTGGTTGTAGGGGACATCACCCTTGCGGCTCAATTGATGGGGGTGGCGAGTCTGTTGGGCGTATTGATTGGGGCGGGAGTGTTGTGGCTCCAATAA
- a CDS encoding adenosylcobinamide-GDP ribazoletransferase: MGTLVRPFIFAWHFLTGIPLSRALHEPTAVELARSMAWYPVVGFLIGGGLVLADMGLSKLFIPTVVNVILIVLVVVLTRGLHQDGLADTLDGLAGGKTPAERLPIMRDPRIGAIGATGLVLSLLLRYAGLMALPQAIRVPALLCLPAIGRWAMVTVAWASPYARAEGGLAASFLTHLSWHHVVVSTAILAAGLGWGFGLLGTLVILLAGAMVVCALWAGFRAWFGGITGDTLGATNEVIEILFLLLIPSLLLLP, translated from the coding sequence ATGGGGACGCTCGTTCGTCCATTCATATTCGCCTGGCATTTCCTGACCGGGATCCCCTTGAGCCGTGCGTTGCACGAACCGACCGCGGTCGAGTTGGCGAGGTCAATGGCTTGGTACCCGGTGGTTGGCTTTCTGATCGGTGGTGGGTTGGTTCTCGCGGACATGGGGTTGTCGAAGTTATTCATCCCGACGGTGGTGAACGTCATATTGATCGTTCTGGTGGTGGTGCTCACGCGCGGGTTGCATCAGGATGGACTCGCTGACACGTTGGACGGGTTGGCAGGGGGGAAGACGCCGGCTGAGCGGCTCCCCATCATGCGCGATCCGCGTATCGGCGCCATCGGCGCGACGGGCCTCGTTCTCTCATTGCTGCTGCGTTATGCGGGGCTCATGGCATTGCCTCAGGCGATACGCGTTCCTGCGCTCCTCTGTCTGCCGGCCATCGGCCGCTGGGCGATGGTGACCGTGGCGTGGGCGTCTCCCTATGCCCGGGCTGAAGGGGGATTGGCCGCTTCGTTCCTGACGCATCTCTCCTGGCACCATGTCGTGGTCTCAACGGCGATTCTCGCCGCGGGGCTGGGATGGGGGTTCGGGTTGTTGGGCACGCTGGTTATTCTGTTGGCAGGAGCTATGGTGGTGTGTGCGCTGTGGGCTGGGTTTCGCGCGTGGTTCGGCGGGATTACCGGCGATACGTTGGGCGCGACGAACGAAGTGATCGAAATCCTATTCCTCCTGCTTATTCCATCGCTGTTGTTACTTCCATGA
- the cobT gene encoding nicotinate-nucleotide--dimethylbenzimidazole phosphoribosyltransferase encodes MSVQAACDRIQSPDPKLLAKAQARLDCLTKPQGSLGRLEEVAARYVMMTGELKPAIPRGVVFTFAADHGVTKEGVSAYPREVTPQMVLNFLRGGAGVNVLARHAGVGVRVVDIGVDHDFGTLPDLISKKVMRGTRNLLVEPAMTRAEAEQSVLIGVELATQAAQEGIGLIGTGDMGIGNTTPSAAITAVMTGRPVSDVTGRGTGIDDAGHARKVAVIQQALDLHRPDRSDALDVLAKVGGLDIGGLVGLILGAAAARVPVVLDGFIAGAAALIAVGLQPRCREYLIASHRSVERGHAAIFDHLGVRPLLDLDLRLGEGTGACLGMSLVCAALKIYTEMATFGEAGVSEKA; translated from the coding sequence ATGTCCGTACAAGCTGCGTGTGATCGGATTCAATCGCCGGACCCTAAGTTGTTGGCCAAAGCCCAAGCACGATTGGATTGCCTGACTAAACCTCAGGGCAGCTTGGGGCGATTGGAGGAAGTCGCGGCGCGCTATGTGATGATGACCGGGGAGCTGAAACCGGCGATCCCTCGCGGTGTCGTCTTTACCTTTGCGGCGGATCATGGCGTGACCAAGGAAGGTGTGAGCGCCTATCCCAGAGAAGTCACGCCGCAGATGGTGTTGAACTTTCTGCGCGGCGGAGCGGGAGTCAATGTGTTGGCCCGTCATGCCGGCGTGGGCGTGCGCGTGGTGGACATCGGCGTCGATCATGATTTCGGAACGCTGCCGGATCTGATCTCGAAAAAAGTGATGCGGGGGACGCGCAATTTACTCGTCGAACCGGCGATGACTCGCGCGGAAGCGGAGCAGTCCGTCTTGATCGGCGTCGAGCTCGCGACGCAGGCGGCACAGGAAGGCATTGGCCTCATCGGGACCGGCGATATGGGAATCGGAAACACGACGCCGAGCGCGGCGATCACGGCGGTGATGACGGGACGGCCGGTTTCTGACGTGACCGGGCGCGGGACCGGCATCGATGACGCGGGGCATGCGCGGAAGGTGGCGGTGATCCAGCAGGCGCTCGATCTGCATCGCCCCGATCGCAGTGATGCGCTCGATGTCCTTGCGAAAGTGGGCGGGTTGGATATCGGCGGGCTGGTCGGCTTGATCCTCGGGGCCGCGGCCGCGCGCGTACCGGTGGTGCTGGATGGGTTCATTGCCGGAGCGGCGGCATTGATTGCCGTCGGTCTCCAGCCGCGTTGCCGCGAATATCTCATCGCGTCGCATCGTTCCGTCGAACGGGGGCATGCGGCGATCTTCGATCATCTGGGCGTGAGGCCGTTGTTGGATCTCGATCTGCGTCTCGGTGAAGGCACCGGTGCCTGTTTGGGTATGAGCCTGGTCTGTGCAGCGCTCAAGATCTATACCGAAATGGCCACCTTCGGTGAAGCCGGCGTGTCGGAGAAAGCCTAA
- the cobU gene encoding bifunctional adenosylcobinamide kinase/adenosylcobinamide-phosphate guanylyltransferase: protein MPPQKLKSRKSATTSASRIIFVLGGSASGKSETALQLAGSKGPRAFVATGQGLDAEMAARIARHQATRAADWETAEVPLDLAAWFTRAGSRYRTIVLDCVTLWLSNLRGSGMKEPLVLKRVAGLLEAMRKTKAKIVIVSNELGLGLVPAEPTARAFRDLAGRVNQVLAAGADEAHLVVSGIPLRLK, encoded by the coding sequence ATGCCACCTCAAAAGCTGAAAAGCCGTAAGTCTGCGACGACATCCGCCAGTCGGATCATCTTCGTGCTCGGTGGGTCGGCATCGGGGAAGAGCGAGACCGCTCTGCAGCTTGCCGGATCGAAGGGGCCGAGAGCCTTTGTCGCGACCGGGCAAGGTCTCGATGCTGAGATGGCCGCAAGGATCGCACGGCATCAGGCTACTCGCGCAGCGGATTGGGAGACGGCGGAAGTTCCCCTCGACCTCGCAGCCTGGTTTACCCGCGCCGGGAGCCGGTATCGGACGATTGTCCTGGATTGTGTGACGCTCTGGCTCAGCAATCTGCGGGGCTCCGGGATGAAAGAGCCACTGGTGCTGAAGCGCGTGGCCGGCTTGCTGGAGGCGATGCGGAAGACGAAGGCGAAAATCGTGATCGTGAGCAACGAGTTGGGGCTGGGGCTTGTGCCGGCGGAACCGACGGCTCGGGCCTTTCGAGATCTGGCCGGACGGGTGAATCAAGTGCTCGCTGCCGGCGCCGATGAGGCGCACCTGGTCGTGAGTGGGATTCCGCTTCGATTGAAATGA
- a CDS encoding cob(I)yrinic acid a,c-diamide adenosyltransferase produces MRITKVYTRTGDAGKTRLAGGQQVWKDSLRVEAYGTVDELNASIGVVRAMNADMLDEYSAAAILEEELRWVQNKLFDVGSILATAPGQTFKNMPQVTAKNVTRLEKLIDRCQKDLKPLKEFILPGGGKVSSFLHQARTVCRRAERLCVALSKVEPIDPSIVKYVNRLSDALFVLARWVAKTQGEPEFLWERDATSKAEKP; encoded by the coding sequence ATGCGCATTACCAAGGTCTATACCAGGACAGGCGACGCGGGAAAAACTCGCCTTGCGGGAGGGCAGCAGGTCTGGAAAGACAGCCTGCGGGTTGAGGCCTATGGGACGGTCGATGAGCTGAATGCCTCAATCGGCGTCGTGCGCGCCATGAATGCCGACATGCTCGATGAGTATTCGGCGGCAGCCATTCTCGAAGAAGAATTGCGCTGGGTGCAGAATAAATTGTTCGATGTCGGGAGCATCTTGGCCACGGCGCCGGGACAGACGTTTAAGAATATGCCGCAGGTGACGGCGAAGAATGTGACGCGGTTAGAGAAGTTGATCGATCGTTGTCAGAAAGATCTGAAGCCGCTCAAAGAATTTATTCTGCCGGGCGGCGGGAAAGTCTCCAGCTTTTTGCATCAAGCCCGAACGGTCTGCCGGCGCGCCGAACGGCTGTGTGTGGCGCTGTCAAAAGTCGAACCGATCGATCCGTCGATCGTCAAGTATGTGAATCGGTTGAGCGATGCCTTGTTTGTCTTGGCCCGTTGGGTGGCCAAGACGCAGGGTGAGCCGGAATTCTTGTGGGAGCGGGATGCCACCTCAAAAGCTGAAAAGCCGTAA
- the bluB gene encoding 5,6-dimethylbenzimidazole synthase, which produces MARETGVRRGLRSGRDGVAPRASVTQESPEPCHEFSVPEREAVYRAIFERRDVRRNFLPTPIPDRILTRVLTAAHHAGSVGFMQPWDFVVVRDRATKGAVKELFRQANAEAAARYRGERAALYRSLKLEGIEEAPINIGVTCSRQRGGPHVLGRSTVRDTDLYSTCCAIQNLWLAARAEGIGVGWVSILDHGALKRVLGVPKPVTVLAYLCLGYVSDFATKPDLESAGWRARIPVEELIHYESWGNTAAGSEGRR; this is translated from the coding sequence ATGGCTCGGGAAACGGGTGTTCGAAGGGGCCTACGATCCGGCCGCGATGGAGTCGCTCCACGGGCGAGCGTGACGCAAGAAAGCCCTGAGCCGTGCCATGAGTTTAGCGTGCCGGAGCGGGAGGCGGTCTATCGGGCGATCTTCGAGCGGCGCGATGTCCGCCGAAATTTTCTCCCGACGCCGATTCCTGACCGGATCTTGACGCGCGTGCTGACGGCGGCCCACCATGCCGGGTCGGTGGGATTCATGCAGCCCTGGGATTTTGTGGTGGTTCGCGATCGTGCGACCAAGGGAGCGGTGAAAGAGCTATTTCGGCAGGCCAATGCCGAAGCGGCGGCGCGCTATCGCGGAGAGCGGGCCGCGCTCTACCGGAGCCTCAAGCTGGAGGGGATCGAGGAAGCGCCGATCAATATCGGCGTGACATGCAGCCGCCAGCGGGGAGGTCCGCATGTGCTGGGTCGTTCGACGGTGCGTGACACGGATTTGTATAGCACCTGCTGCGCCATTCAAAATCTTTGGCTGGCCGCGCGCGCGGAGGGCATCGGGGTCGGATGGGTCAGCATTCTGGATCATGGCGCCTTGAAGCGGGTGCTTGGGGTGCCCAAGCCGGTCACAGTGCTGGCCTATCTCTGTCTCGGGTACGTGTCGGATTTTGCGACGAAGCCGGACTTGGAGTCCGCCGGGTGGCGCGCGAGGATTCCGGTGGAAGAACTCATTCACTACGAGTCGTGGGGCAATACCGCGGCCGGATCTGAGGGGAGACGGTGA
- a CDS encoding cysteine-rich CWC family protein has protein sequence MRGPVTKTCEACGVAFSCGGYQCWCGKVGITESQMDWIAAHYKDCLCPGCLGKVAAGELGPPLSQSTQPAT, from the coding sequence ATGAGAGGACCGGTGACTAAGACATGCGAAGCTTGCGGTGTGGCGTTCTCGTGCGGCGGCTATCAGTGTTGGTGCGGGAAGGTTGGCATCACCGAGTCGCAGATGGACTGGATTGCCGCCCATTATAAAGACTGCCTCTGTCCCGGCTGTTTGGGGAAGGTTGCCGCCGGTGAACTGGGGCCTCCGCTATCGCAGAGCACTCAGCCTGCCACGTGA
- the cobO gene encoding cob(I)yrinic acid a,c-diamide adenosyltransferase, with translation MTDQVEHKAKMERLKASVDRRIEAAQEEKGLLIIYTGAGKGKTTAALGMALRCIGHGMKVAVVQFIKGAIDTAEERALKSFGDRVTFLRMGEGYTWETQDRERDTTFAQEAWQTVCGFLRDPSYAMVILDEFNIALQQDYVDAAEVVAVLRARPPMQHVVLTGRGAKDVLIEEADLVTEMKQIKHPFRKGIKAQPGVEF, from the coding sequence ATGACAGATCAAGTGGAACACAAGGCAAAGATGGAACGGCTCAAAGCCTCGGTCGATCGGCGGATCGAGGCAGCGCAAGAAGAGAAAGGGCTGTTGATAATCTATACCGGCGCCGGGAAGGGCAAAACAACGGCTGCGCTGGGGATGGCTCTCCGATGCATCGGTCACGGAATGAAGGTGGCGGTCGTTCAGTTCATTAAAGGGGCGATCGATACGGCGGAAGAGCGGGCGTTGAAATCGTTCGGCGATCGCGTCACGTTTCTCCGAATGGGCGAAGGCTATACCTGGGAGACGCAGGATCGCGAACGAGATACGACATTCGCTCAAGAAGCGTGGCAGACCGTCTGTGGGTTCCTGCGCGATCCGTCCTATGCGATGGTGATTCTCGACGAGTTCAATATCGCGCTGCAGCAGGACTACGTCGACGCGGCGGAGGTGGTTGCCGTACTGCGCGCCCGCCCTCCGATGCAGCATGTGGTGCTGACGGGCCGTGGGGCGAAAGACGTCTTAATCGAAGAAGCCGATCTCGTCACCGAGATGAAGCAGATCAAGCATCCGTTTCGGAAAGGGATTAAGGCGCAGCCGGGGGTGGAGTTTTAG
- a CDS encoding cobyrinate a,c-diamide synthase, giving the protein MNYSRLVIAGTSSGVGKTTVTLAILAALRQRGRRIQPFKAGPDFIDPGHHTAATGRVSRNLDGWMLGADLNRAIFAKAAADADISIIEGMMGLFDGSSPVNEIGSTAELAKQLNAPVLLVIDGSAMARSAAAMVSGYAQFDPALKVVGVLFNRVSSEGHYQLLKEAVGRYTNVAAVGYLRPDQAVTITDRHLGLVTAMEQGTGELYARLAKAAADTVDLDRIESLAGSCGGMEEATSPSSCLQSRGKVRVRIGVAQDLAFCFYYPENLELLEAEGAELVPFSPLTDETIPDDVGMLYLGGGYPELHGAALAGNSSMRRAIRDFAKQGGTIYAECGGMMYLTQAIRDFEGRSHEMVGLFPAEAVMGKAGMMLGYRTVALSQPCVLGDSGIIARGHEFHYSTLVPRGPLDFACSLSDTRGGSQGQDGLMLDNVLALYTHLHFSSRPEIAATLVNEARRTARRQGEAQ; this is encoded by the coding sequence TTGAACTATTCTCGACTGGTCATTGCAGGCACGTCCAGCGGGGTCGGCAAGACGACGGTGACATTGGCCATCCTGGCGGCTCTGCGACAGCGGGGCCGCCGGATACAGCCGTTCAAGGCAGGTCCGGATTTTATCGATCCCGGCCATCACACGGCGGCCACTGGGCGTGTCTCTCGGAATCTGGACGGGTGGATGTTGGGGGCGGACCTCAATCGCGCAATTTTTGCGAAGGCTGCTGCGGATGCGGACATCTCGATCATCGAAGGGATGATGGGACTATTCGACGGCAGTTCGCCGGTGAACGAGATCGGCAGCACGGCGGAACTTGCCAAGCAGTTAAATGCGCCGGTTCTTCTGGTCATCGACGGCAGTGCGATGGCCCGTTCCGCTGCGGCGATGGTGTCGGGGTATGCGCAGTTCGATCCGGCGTTGAAGGTCGTGGGTGTCCTGTTCAATCGGGTCAGCAGCGAGGGGCACTACCAGTTGCTCAAGGAAGCGGTCGGGCGGTACACGAACGTGGCGGCGGTGGGTTATTTGCGACCGGATCAGGCGGTGACGATCACCGATCGCCATCTCGGACTGGTGACCGCGATGGAGCAGGGGACCGGCGAACTCTATGCCCGACTAGCGAAGGCTGCGGCCGACACGGTCGATCTGGATCGGATTGAATCCCTGGCCGGCTCGTGCGGTGGGATGGAAGAGGCGACCTCCCCGTCTTCCTGCTTGCAAAGTCGAGGGAAGGTGAGAGTTCGCATCGGCGTTGCGCAGGACCTAGCCTTTTGCTTTTACTACCCTGAGAATCTTGAATTGCTGGAAGCGGAGGGAGCCGAGCTGGTTCCATTTTCTCCACTCACGGACGAAACAATTCCCGATGATGTGGGCATGTTGTATCTCGGCGGGGGGTATCCGGAACTGCACGGAGCGGCGTTGGCGGGGAATAGCTCCATGCGAAGGGCGATCAGAGATTTTGCCAAACAGGGCGGAACGATCTATGCGGAATGCGGCGGCATGATGTACCTCACGCAGGCGATTCGTGACTTTGAGGGGCGATCACATGAGATGGTCGGGTTGTTTCCCGCTGAAGCGGTGATGGGGAAGGCCGGCATGATGTTGGGATATCGAACGGTGGCATTATCCCAGCCGTGCGTTCTTGGTGACTCCGGCATCATCGCAAGGGGGCACGAGTTTCATTACTCGACGCTGGTGCCGCGCGGGCCGCTCGACTTTGCTTGTTCGCTGAGTGATACGCGAGGCGGCTCACAGGGGCAGGACGGGCTCATGCTGGACAATGTGCTGGCGCTCTATACCCATCTGCACTTTTCCAGCCGACCGGAGATCGCCGCAACGCTCGTGAATGAAGCCCGGCGAACCGCTAGGCGTCAAGGGGAGGCACAATGA